The proteins below are encoded in one region of Pontibacter deserti:
- a CDS encoding peroxiredoxin family protein, which produces MKRTYSNTSARLILLFALLLTVGFSSCQQNKMDSTSATIKPGTWRVALQRTDGKEIPFTMEAKQQNDSTVLYLVNGEERILLDEITSDGDSVKIKLHIFDADLIAKVEDDKMAGRFVRNDLAYAYSLPFTAEHGNSNRFKAEPAKAAYTYNGKWDVVFTDKEGKSYDAVGVFEQDGNNITGTFLTETGDYRYLDGQVDGDQLSVSTFDGNHAYLFTAKPTDANTLKGDFYAGMNGYESWTAKRNDNAALANADSLTFLKPGYENLEFSFPSIEGGKNISLSDDKYKGKVVIVQLLGSWCPNCMDETKFLAPYYAKNKGRGLEIIGLGFERSPEFEKAAPRLQKMKDRFDIGYDLVVAGISDKEAAAKALPALNHVLSFPTTIFVGRDGKVRKIHTGFSGPGTGKYYEDWVADFNKTMDQLLAEKI; this is translated from the coding sequence ATGAAACGTACCTATTCTAATACTTCTGCAAGGCTTATTTTGTTATTTGCCCTGCTGTTAACGGTAGGATTTAGCTCCTGCCAGCAAAATAAAATGGACTCAACTTCCGCAACTATAAAACCGGGCACCTGGCGTGTTGCCCTGCAGCGTACCGATGGCAAAGAAATTCCGTTTACAATGGAGGCCAAGCAGCAGAACGACAGCACCGTTTTATACTTAGTAAATGGGGAAGAGCGCATACTTCTGGACGAGATTACCTCTGACGGCGATTCTGTAAAAATAAAGCTCCACATTTTTGATGCCGACCTGATAGCCAAAGTTGAGGATGATAAGATGGCCGGCCGCTTTGTACGCAACGACCTGGCTTACGCATATTCTCTTCCCTTCACAGCCGAGCATGGTAACAGCAACCGCTTTAAAGCTGAGCCAGCAAAGGCGGCCTATACTTACAATGGCAAATGGGATGTAGTGTTTACTGATAAAGAAGGTAAAAGCTACGATGCTGTTGGCGTTTTTGAGCAAGATGGGAATAATATTACAGGCACTTTCCTGACCGAGACCGGCGACTACCGCTATTTAGATGGACAAGTAGATGGCGACCAACTGAGCGTTTCTACTTTTGATGGAAACCATGCTTATTTGTTTACGGCTAAACCAACTGATGCCAACACGTTGAAAGGTGACTTTTATGCAGGCATGAATGGTTACGAAAGCTGGACCGCCAAGCGTAACGACAATGCCGCACTAGCCAATGCCGATTCACTTACGTTCCTGAAGCCGGGTTATGAGAATCTGGAGTTCAGTTTCCCGAGTATAGAGGGCGGCAAAAATATATCGCTTAGCGATGACAAGTATAAAGGCAAAGTGGTGATTGTGCAGTTGCTTGGCTCCTGGTGCCCGAACTGTATGGACGAAACTAAGTTCCTGGCCCCATACTATGCAAAGAACAAAGGCCGTGGCCTGGAAATAATTGGTTTAGGTTTTGAGCGCAGCCCCGAATTTGAAAAAGCTGCCCCACGTCTGCAGAAAATGAAAGATCGTTTTGACATTGGCTATGACCTTGTGGTAGCAGGTATCTCAGATAAAGAAGCAGCAGCCAAAGCATTGCCAGCCCTGAACCATGTACTCTCCTTCCCTACTACTATTTTTGTTGGCAGAGATGGCAAAGTACGCAAGATACACACTGGGTTCTCAGGCCCTGGCACCGGCAAATACTACGAAGACTGGGTAGCCGATTTTAATAAGACCATGGACCAGTTGTTAGCTGAGAAGATTTAA
- a CDS encoding aconitate hydratase produces the protein MAFDLGMIKAVYAGMGERISAARNTVGRPLTLTEKILYAHLYNGNATQAYERGKSYVDFAPDRVAMQDATAQMALLQFMQAGKPTVAVPSTVHCDHLIQARDGADSDLRDAYSENKEVYDFLASVSNKYGIGFWKPGAGIIHQVVLENYAFPGGMMIGTDSHTPNAGGLGMVAIGVGGADAVDVMAGMAWELKFPKVIGVKLTGKLNGWTSPKDVILKVAGILTVKGGTGAIVEYFGEGAEAMSCTGKATICNMGAEIGATTSVFAYDNSMRTYLNSTNREEVVQMADEVAEHLRADDEVYADPASFYDQLIEIDLSTLEPHVNGPFTPDAAWPISQFAAVVKEHGWPAKLEVGLIGSCTNSSYEDITRAASIAEQAVTKNLVAQAEFTITPGSEMVRYTTARDGLLDTFAQMGGVVLANACGPCIGQWARHTDDPTRKNSIITSFNRNFAKRNDGNPNTHAFVASPEIVTAFAIAGDLTFNPLTDTLTNKDGQQVKLDEPKGIELPVNGFAVEDAGYVAPAEDGSGVEVVVDPKSDRLQLLEGFKPWEGTDLTGLKLLIKAQGKCTTDHISMAGPWLKYRGHLDNISNNMLIGAINCFNGEANKVYNDMTRGYDSVPATARTYKSAGIGTVVVGDENYGEGSSREHAAMEPRHLGVRAVIVKSFARIHETNLKKQGMLALTFANKADYDLIEENDTFDILGLENFTPGQPLKVVLNHKDGSKDVIQVNHTYNEGQIEWFKAGSALNLIRLKEKQSANA, from the coding sequence ATGGCATTTGATTTAGGAATGATCAAGGCAGTTTATGCCGGTATGGGTGAGCGCATTTCGGCTGCCCGTAATACAGTTGGCAGACCGCTGACTCTGACTGAAAAGATCCTGTACGCTCACCTATATAACGGTAATGCAACTCAGGCTTATGAGCGCGGAAAATCTTACGTGGATTTCGCTCCGGACAGAGTTGCAATGCAGGATGCCACGGCACAGATGGCCTTGCTTCAGTTCATGCAGGCTGGTAAGCCTACTGTAGCGGTTCCGTCTACAGTTCACTGCGATCACCTGATACAGGCCCGCGATGGTGCAGATTCAGATTTAAGAGACGCTTACAGCGAAAACAAAGAAGTTTACGATTTCCTTGCTTCAGTATCTAACAAGTATGGCATCGGTTTCTGGAAACCAGGTGCAGGTATCATTCACCAGGTAGTATTAGAAAACTATGCTTTCCCGGGTGGTATGATGATCGGTACAGACTCACACACACCAAATGCCGGTGGTCTGGGTATGGTAGCGATCGGTGTTGGTGGTGCTGATGCTGTGGACGTAATGGCTGGTATGGCCTGGGAGCTTAAATTCCCGAAAGTAATTGGTGTGAAGCTGACAGGTAAACTGAACGGCTGGACATCTCCGAAAGACGTTATCCTGAAAGTGGCTGGTATACTTACTGTAAAAGGTGGTACGGGTGCTATCGTGGAGTACTTCGGCGAAGGCGCTGAAGCTATGTCGTGTACAGGTAAGGCAACAATCTGTAACATGGGTGCTGAGATAGGTGCAACTACTTCGGTATTTGCTTACGACAACAGCATGCGCACTTATCTTAATTCTACTAACCGCGAAGAAGTTGTTCAGATGGCTGATGAAGTTGCTGAGCACCTGCGTGCGGATGATGAAGTATACGCTGATCCGGCTTCTTTCTATGATCAACTGATCGAGATAGACCTTTCTACTTTAGAACCACACGTAAACGGACCATTCACTCCGGATGCAGCTTGGCCAATTTCTCAGTTCGCTGCTGTAGTTAAAGAGCACGGCTGGCCAGCTAAATTGGAAGTAGGTCTTATCGGATCTTGCACCAACTCATCTTACGAAGATATTACCCGCGCTGCATCTATAGCAGAGCAGGCGGTAACGAAGAACCTGGTTGCTCAGGCTGAGTTTACCATCACGCCTGGTTCTGAAATGGTACGCTATACTACAGCCCGCGATGGTCTGTTAGATACATTTGCGCAGATGGGTGGTGTTGTATTGGCAAACGCTTGCGGTCCGTGCATCGGCCAGTGGGCCCGTCACACTGATGATCCGACTCGTAAGAACTCTATCATCACCTCATTCAACCGTAACTTCGCGAAACGTAACGATGGTAACCCGAACACACACGCGTTTGTGGCATCACCAGAGATCGTAACTGCTTTTGCTATTGCCGGTGATCTGACTTTCAACCCGCTTACTGATACCTTAACTAACAAAGATGGCCAGCAGGTAAAACTGGATGAGCCTAAAGGTATAGAGTTACCAGTAAACGGTTTTGCTGTAGAAGATGCAGGTTATGTAGCTCCAGCTGAAGACGGCAGTGGTGTAGAAGTTGTAGTTGATCCAAAATCTGACCGTCTGCAGTTACTGGAAGGCTTTAAGCCATGGGAAGGTACTGACCTGACTGGTCTGAAGCTTCTGATCAAGGCGCAAGGTAAGTGTACTACCGACCATATTTCTATGGCTGGACCTTGGTTGAAGTACCGCGGTCACCTGGACAACATCTCCAACAACATGCTGATCGGTGCGATCAACTGCTTTAACGGCGAAGCTAACAAAGTATACAACGACATGACCCGTGGTTATGACTCTGTTCCGGCTACTGCCCGTACTTATAAGTCAGCTGGCATCGGTACCGTTGTAGTTGGTGATGAGAACTATGGTGAAGGTTCATCTCGAGAGCATGCAGCTATGGAGCCACGCCACTTGGGTGTTCGTGCGGTTATTGTGAAGTCTTTTGCACGTATCCACGAAACTAACCTGAAGAAGCAAGGTATGCTGGCGCTTACATTCGCTAACAAAGCAGATTACGACCTGATCGAGGAGAACGACACCTTCGACATCCTAGGTCTGGAGAACTTTACGCCAGGTCAGCCACTGAAAGTGGTACTTAACCACAAAGATGGTTCTAAAGATGTGATCCAGGTAAATCATACATACAACGAAGGCCAGATCGAGTGGTTTAAAGCTGGTTCTGCCCTTAACCTGATCCGTTTAAAAGAAAAGCAGAGCGCTAACGCGTAA
- a CDS encoding S8 family serine peptidase yields MFTPLKAPFRQGWLALTLLLLVTAPVIAQQINGHGSRTRPYTVVYKLKPENTTAARTASYNTLQQALQKVGAKGIHPKFPNARIKSAKLRNSASTDITRIYQATYSSELSFKDVQRALMATGNVAYVEPLYLREPFYSTSDPHSDSTKITAYYLKLIKAYGAWDIQKGDTNIVIGVADTGFRTDHIDLKNNIKYNYADPIDGTDNDGDGYTDNYAGWDFADGDNNVLDDTRYKSHGMGVAGVAAATPDNAIGMAGVGFRTKLLPLKVFSSRDGSFGGGYEAVVYAAEKGCKIINLSWGGEGYSQYEQDIINYVVLEKDVVVVSAAGNIKKQANYYPASYANVLSVAGSDKSDLKYKDYTWSHYVDLMAPSIDIYSTSVTNNNSYTYNWGSSFSSPMVAGAAALVRAQFPQLNALQVMERIRVTTDNINNLAGNQPYLDKIGTGRLNIKKALTQNNLAAVRCTAFTIKNNRSAQAGSTVAIEAGFLNILDPVSNLEVTLSTSSPFVTIANERLSLGSMATMATANNHTAPFQVTISPDIPINTTVAFKLSFNAGNYTDYQYFELVVNPDYHTMDANNVRITINSKGNLGFNGLNFDQGVGMQYKGSTTLLFEGGLMIGTSAARVSDNLRNANWQNDGDFTPIRSSKIYYDTPTATQEVRGLLQDIYPSASTVGVEVKHRTMAWNSVPDKDYIIQEYYIKNLTPDTLRNLSSALFADWDVGVYYQNAASWDDTRNLGYVYNTVGSQPVVGIKLLTPVAPIYYAIDNVGVAGSIAIEDGFTNAEKYAMLAGGVARTEAKGNGNGDNVSHVVGGIIPKLAPGETKVVSFAILSGDNLTALQQHADAAQQKYIQIKSGPPPVAVQDTICIGSDFTWTPTGGTNYKFYADPEKKTLLATGSAYTLKNFTENISIYATNVDSLFESAVSQASLSVPLPPAADFEAESATLHANTPVRFVNKSINGKNWRWNFGNGDISTDQNPVYTFKTPGNFDVKLEITDRAGCVSVSKVNSYLVREPLATDKADMYAQLTDIYPNPTTGLIRVNWSADVNAGPAPEIWFSDQVGRQFKLPVKNESTKEIVFDFAGIPNGLYIAHFTYKDTNFIKRIVVLR; encoded by the coding sequence ATGTTTACCCCACTTAAGGCGCCCTTCCGCCAGGGATGGCTTGCGCTCACCCTGCTTCTGTTGGTTACAGCGCCTGTTATTGCACAGCAAATTAACGGCCATGGTTCGCGCACCAGGCCCTATACTGTTGTGTATAAACTAAAACCAGAGAATACTACTGCAGCCAGAACAGCCTCGTATAACACGTTACAACAGGCTTTACAAAAGGTTGGAGCCAAAGGTATTCACCCAAAGTTTCCGAATGCTCGCATTAAATCTGCAAAACTTCGCAATTCAGCTTCTACCGATATAACCCGGATCTACCAGGCAACTTATTCTTCTGAGCTAAGCTTTAAAGATGTACAACGCGCTTTAATGGCAACCGGTAACGTAGCTTATGTAGAGCCGTTATACCTGCGTGAACCATTTTATAGTACCTCCGACCCCCACTCCGACTCCACTAAAATCACTGCATATTACCTTAAACTAATTAAGGCTTACGGTGCCTGGGATATTCAGAAGGGCGACACTAATATAGTAATTGGCGTTGCTGACACCGGCTTCCGTACCGATCACATCGACCTGAAAAATAACATCAAGTATAACTACGCTGACCCGATAGATGGCACCGACAACGATGGAGACGGCTATACGGATAACTATGCGGGCTGGGATTTTGCAGATGGTGATAACAACGTACTGGACGATACCCGATACAAAAGTCATGGTATGGGCGTGGCAGGTGTGGCCGCTGCAACTCCTGATAATGCGATCGGTATGGCTGGGGTTGGTTTTAGAACGAAGTTACTCCCACTTAAAGTATTTTCTTCCAGAGATGGATCTTTTGGTGGTGGCTATGAGGCAGTAGTGTATGCCGCCGAAAAAGGATGTAAGATCATAAACTTATCGTGGGGTGGCGAAGGCTACTCGCAGTACGAGCAGGACATTATCAATTATGTAGTGCTCGAAAAGGATGTTGTGGTTGTGTCGGCAGCTGGTAACATCAAAAAACAGGCAAATTATTATCCTGCCTCCTATGCCAATGTATTGTCTGTTGCCGGTTCTGATAAATCTGATCTGAAGTATAAAGATTATACCTGGAGCCATTACGTAGACCTGATGGCACCAAGTATAGATATCTACTCTACCTCCGTAACTAATAATAATTCCTATACTTATAACTGGGGCAGTTCTTTCTCGTCGCCGATGGTAGCTGGCGCTGCTGCGCTTGTGCGGGCACAATTTCCGCAACTTAATGCCTTGCAGGTGATGGAGCGTATCCGTGTAACAACAGATAACATAAACAATCTGGCAGGTAATCAACCTTACCTCGATAAAATAGGTACCGGCCGGCTTAACATAAAAAAAGCACTAACACAAAACAATCTGGCTGCTGTACGTTGCACAGCTTTTACTATTAAAAATAACAGATCGGCACAGGCAGGCAGTACTGTTGCAATCGAGGCCGGTTTCTTAAACATCCTTGATCCGGTCAGCAACTTGGAAGTTACTTTATCTACTTCTTCACCATTTGTTACCATCGCAAACGAGCGCTTATCCTTAGGCAGCATGGCCACAATGGCAACTGCCAATAACCACACTGCCCCTTTTCAGGTCACCATCTCCCCGGATATACCTATAAACACTACAGTTGCTTTTAAACTCAGCTTTAACGCCGGCAACTACACCGATTACCAATACTTCGAGTTAGTTGTAAACCCGGATTACCATACCATGGATGCAAACAATGTACGCATCACCATAAACAGCAAGGGTAATTTAGGCTTTAATGGGTTGAACTTTGACCAAGGTGTGGGCATGCAATATAAAGGCAGCACCACATTGCTTTTTGAAGGCGGCTTAATGATTGGCACATCAGCTGCCCGGGTATCAGATAACCTGCGCAATGCAAACTGGCAGAACGATGGCGATTTTACTCCCATACGTTCTTCAAAAATATACTATGATACTCCTACTGCCACTCAGGAAGTACGCGGATTGCTCCAGGATATTTACCCATCTGCCTCCACGGTGGGTGTGGAAGTGAAACACCGAACCATGGCTTGGAACTCAGTTCCTGACAAAGATTATATTATACAGGAGTACTACATTAAGAACCTTACACCAGACACGCTGAGAAATTTATCATCAGCGTTGTTTGCTGACTGGGACGTAGGTGTATACTACCAGAATGCCGCCTCCTGGGACGATACCCGAAACCTGGGCTACGTGTATAATACGGTAGGTTCACAGCCGGTAGTAGGTATAAAATTACTTACTCCGGTTGCTCCTATCTATTATGCTATTGATAACGTGGGTGTTGCCGGAAGTATAGCAATAGAAGATGGGTTTACGAATGCGGAAAAGTATGCAATGCTAGCAGGAGGCGTGGCCCGTACAGAAGCAAAAGGCAACGGCAACGGCGATAATGTATCTCATGTGGTTGGAGGCATTATACCTAAACTTGCTCCCGGGGAAACTAAAGTAGTCTCCTTTGCTATACTTTCTGGGGATAACCTGACGGCCTTACAACAACACGCTGATGCTGCGCAACAAAAGTATATACAAATAAAGAGTGGCCCTCCCCCGGTAGCTGTACAGGATACAATTTGCATAGGCAGCGACTTTACCTGGACACCAACCGGAGGTACTAACTATAAATTTTATGCAGACCCTGAGAAGAAGACCTTACTTGCAACAGGCAGCGCTTATACCTTAAAGAACTTCACCGAGAATATTTCCATCTACGCTACAAACGTGGATTCCCTTTTTGAAAGTGCAGTGTCACAAGCGAGTTTATCGGTACCTCTGCCGCCAGCTGCTGATTTTGAAGCTGAAAGCGCGACATTGCATGCCAATACTCCGGTTAGATTTGTGAATAAAAGTATAAACGGAAAAAACTGGCGCTGGAACTTTGGCAATGGAGACATCTCTACTGATCAAAACCCGGTTTATACTTTTAAAACGCCAGGCAACTTTGATGTAAAATTAGAAATAACTGATCGTGCTGGTTGTGTAAGCGTTTCTAAAGTTAACTCCTATCTTGTACGGGAGCCATTGGCTACTGACAAAGCCGATATGTATGCGCAGCTAACAGATATTTACCCTAACCCAACTACAGGCTTAATACGCGTTAACTGGTCAGCGGATGTGAATGCCGGACCTGCACCGGAGATCTGGTTTAGCGATCAGGTGGGTCGCCAATTCAAATTGCCTGTTAAAAACGAGAGTACAAAAGAAATAGTGTTCGATTTTGCTGGGATCCCGAATGGCTTATACATTGCCCACTTCACCTATAAGGATACTAATTTTATTAAACGGATAGTAGTACTGCGTTAG
- the paaN gene encoding phenylacetic acid degradation protein PaaN: MATNLADKHQATLNTAVRALHERTFFAHYPENPTPDVYGENADKEGREKYTSRLNNKFEELLQENPESWTGQEESPYEQQALGIKYPFFSPETLISRAEEAYHQWRKVKPADRAAILVETLERMKSRFFEIAYATMHTTGQAYMMSFQASGPHAADRALEAIASGYEEQTRFPESTEWEKPMGKYNLKLNKTWKAVPKGVALVIGCSTFPTWNTVPGMYASLVTGNPVIVKPHPKAVLPIAIVVAEVQKVLAENGLNPNICQLAVDAEDRLITKELAEHPKVKLIDYTGGTEFGNYIESLKGKTVFTEKAGVNSIILDSVDDLDKVAQNLAFSVSLYSGQMCTAPQNFFIPENGIKVGGETVPYEEVVQKIADAVTGLVNNPKAGPHILGAIQNPATTARVKEAASIGGNAVLTTCDFSNPMFANARTCSPVIYEVDAADKESYSRELFGPIMLIIKTKDTDQSIELASSMAREHGAISCGAYTTDPVVKEKIMDEMSLAGTPVSFNLTGGIFVNQNASFSDFHVTGGNPAGNASFTNPEFVIKRFTWVGFREPVVG; encoded by the coding sequence ATGGCTACAAATCTGGCAGATAAACACCAAGCAACACTTAATACCGCCGTACGTGCCCTGCATGAACGTACTTTCTTTGCTCATTACCCTGAAAACCCGACACCAGATGTTTATGGGGAGAATGCTGATAAAGAAGGCCGTGAAAAATATACATCACGATTAAATAATAAGTTCGAAGAACTGCTACAAGAAAATCCTGAAAGCTGGACCGGGCAGGAAGAATCGCCTTATGAGCAGCAGGCTTTAGGAATAAAATACCCGTTCTTTTCACCTGAAACACTTATTTCCCGTGCTGAAGAAGCTTACCACCAGTGGAGAAAAGTAAAGCCCGCTGATCGTGCTGCTATACTTGTAGAAACCCTGGAACGCATGAAGAGCCGTTTCTTTGAAATTGCATATGCTACCATGCACACAACTGGTCAGGCTTATATGATGTCGTTCCAGGCATCTGGCCCGCACGCTGCTGATCGTGCGCTGGAAGCCATTGCCTCAGGTTACGAAGAGCAGACTCGTTTCCCGGAAAGTACGGAGTGGGAAAAGCCGATGGGTAAGTATAACTTAAAGCTGAATAAAACCTGGAAAGCTGTACCGAAGGGCGTAGCACTGGTAATTGGTTGCTCAACCTTCCCGACCTGGAACACTGTGCCGGGCATGTATGCAAGCCTTGTTACTGGCAACCCGGTTATTGTAAAACCACATCCGAAAGCTGTATTGCCAATCGCTATAGTTGTAGCTGAGGTGCAGAAAGTATTGGCTGAAAACGGATTGAATCCAAATATCTGCCAGCTTGCTGTTGATGCAGAAGACAGACTGATTACAAAAGAACTGGCAGAACATCCTAAAGTAAAACTGATCGACTATACCGGCGGTACAGAATTCGGTAACTACATCGAGAGCCTGAAAGGAAAGACGGTATTTACAGAAAAAGCAGGTGTGAACTCCATTATACTTGATTCGGTTGATGATCTGGATAAAGTAGCGCAGAACCTGGCGTTCTCTGTTAGTTTATACTCCGGGCAGATGTGTACGGCTCCTCAAAATTTCTTTATTCCGGAGAATGGCATTAAAGTAGGAGGCGAAACGGTACCTTACGAAGAAGTGGTTCAAAAAATTGCTGATGCCGTAACCGGACTGGTTAACAACCCGAAAGCTGGTCCACATATATTAGGTGCTATCCAGAATCCGGCAACTACAGCCCGCGTGAAAGAAGCAGCAAGTATAGGTGGTAATGCGGTTTTAACAACCTGCGATTTCAGCAACCCGATGTTTGCCAATGCGCGTACCTGCTCGCCGGTTATTTACGAAGTAGATGCAGCCGATAAAGAAAGCTATAGCCGCGAACTGTTCGGGCCGATCATGCTGATCATCAAAACAAAAGATACTGACCAAAGTATAGAATTGGCCAGCAGCATGGCACGCGAGCATGGCGCTATCTCATGCGGAGCTTATACTACAGATCCTGTCGTGAAAGAGAAGATTATGGATGAAATGAGCTTAGCTGGTACTCCGGTTAGCTTTAACCTGACAGGAGGTATTTTTGTGAACCAGAATGCCAGCTTCTCCGATTTCCATGTAACAGGTGGCAATCCTGCTGGTAACGCATCGTTCACTAACCCTGAATTTGTAATTAAGCGCTTTACCTGGGTTGGTTTCAGAGAGCCTGTGGTTGGCTAA
- a CDS encoding sll1863 family stress response protein: MDTYNLKPEHMRAPNHLTREEIQQSLEELDSKIKTLRAKVNATTVDSNHTYHEHIAALEKKRELIAEKLSDTEDTQDKWQNLRNGLDNLKNDIENLFK; the protein is encoded by the coding sequence ATGGATACATATAACCTGAAGCCTGAACATATGCGTGCGCCAAACCACTTGACACGCGAAGAGATCCAGCAAAGCTTAGAGGAGTTGGATAGCAAAATTAAAACCCTGAGAGCAAAAGTAAACGCCACTACTGTAGACTCAAATCATACTTACCACGAGCACATAGCCGCACTTGAGAAGAAAAGAGAACTGATTGCCGAAAAGCTGAGTGATACTGAAGACACACAGGATAAGTGGCAGAACCTACGCAACGGATTGGATAATCTGAAGAACGATATTGAAAATCTATTCAAATAA